The Candidatus Methylomirabilota bacterium genomic interval TACAGGAAGGTCACCGGTCCGCTCGGCAGCTGCCGCGCCTCGGCGGCCTGGGCGCGCACGCTCGAAGCAAGCCGGTCGCGCTCGACGGCCAGCGCGAACGCGGCCGACACCGCGTCCAGGAGCGCCTTGTCGTCATGCAGCGCCGCATCGTGGAGGATCACGCCGAGGGGCGCGTCGGCTCGCTCCACGAGGGCGGCGGCCCGGCCCGATCCGGCGCGGGGCATCTCCAGCACCTTGCCGCCGCCATCGACGTACTGTCCGGCCGCCGCCGACCAGTACCCGAGCTTCACCGCGGGGTCGTGGAGGGCATCGGCGATCGCACGCTCCAGCGTGTCCGGGGTTCGATCGCCGTGGATTCCCACGACGAGATTGGCGACGGCCGCCTTGTCCATCCTCATCCGCAGCAGGCCGACCAGGAACCCGATCGGCACCGCCACCCGGGCCAGCGACAGTACCCAGCCCAGCGCGCTCGCCAGCGCGGTGCGCAGGGCCAGCATGACCGAGAGGACGTTGAAGGCGAAGATGAACAGCGCGACGAGCGCGCCGAGGAGCACCGGCCAGAGAGTGCGACGCATCGGGGGCGTCGCGCGAGCCAGACGGAGGATCACCAGCGCCATGATCAGCAGCGCCGACGCCACCGAGAGCATTCCGGTCCACAGCTCGATGGTCGCGAACAGGCGAGGGGCTGGCATCACCCCGAAGGGATTGGCGCAGCCGCAGCCGACCATGGTCACGCGATCGGTGTGGTCGAGGACCGCGGGGATTCGATCCACCAGGAGCAACCGCGCCGGTGTCTGGACGGCCGCGATGGCGATCACGAGGCCCATGGCGAGGCGCTGGGGGCGGTTGCCCAACCGACCGGACGGGTACGCGAGCAGCAGGTACGCGGACAACAAGTTGACCAGTCGACGGGTGGCGAATGCCAGCCCGGCGACGGCCCCGATGTGGGCGGCCTGGAACTCCGGGATGTACCAGCTGTACCCGATCGTGACGAGCAGCGGGCCGGTCACGTTGTCGGGGCGACGGCGCCAGGCAATCGCGCCCGCGATGAGGTGGGCAACCCCGACGACCTGCACCTGCGCCACGACGCCGGCGGCGGTGCCCGCGCGAAGGGAGACGAGCGCGGCCAAGCCCGCGACGATGAGGCCGACGAAGGCCGCGATCAGGGGC includes:
- a CDS encoding adenylate/guanylate cyclase domain-containing protein — its product is MTPLIAAFVGLIVAGLAALVSLRAGTAAGVVAQVQVVGVAHLIAGAIAWRRRPDNVTGPLLVTIGYSWYIPEFQAAHIGAVAGLAFATRRLVNLLSAYLLLAYPSGRLGNRPQRLAMGLVIAIAAVQTPARLLLVDRIPAVLDHTDRVTMVGCGCANPFGVMPAPRLFATIELWTGMLSVASALLIMALVILRLARATPPMRRTLWPVLLGALVALFIFAFNVLSVMLALRTALASALGWVLSLARVAVPIGFLVGLLRMRMDKAAVANLVVGIHGDRTPDTLERAIADALHDPAVKLGYWSAAAGQYVDGGGKVLEMPRAGSGRAAALVERADAPLGVILHDAALHDDKALLDAVSAAFALAVERDRLASSVRAQAAEARQLPSGPVTFLYADIEGSTRLLDRLGDRYADVLAEERRLLRAIVRERGGREIDSRADEFFAVFPASTDPAGAALKIQRRLRDHAWPDDARVRVRIGLHRGHPQMTDEGYVGLDVHRATRIGSAGHGGQILLSEATRRQLEAGLPPDATLERLGAFGLKGLPGLESIWQLTVPDLPGAFPPLRVETPDNADG